Genomic window (Deltaproteobacteria bacterium):
CGACGAACAACTGTTCGGCGTCCGTGCGGATCACGGTGTCATCCAGTGCCGGTCCCGACCTGGTGGTGTCTTCGGTCTCGGTGGACGACGCGACCAAGGGACCGGGGACGACATTCAACCTGTCGGGCACGGTGACCAACTCGGGCGGTGTGGACGCGGCGGCGACGACGCTTCGCTACTACCGCTCCATCGATTCGACGATCACGACGTCCGACACGCAGGTGGACACCGCCGATGTCGGCGCGCTGGCGGCGGCCGGCGCCAGCGACCATTCGACATCCCTGACCACACCATCGGACAATGGCACCTATTACTACGGCGCGTGCGTGGACGCGGTGGCGGGTGAGGCGAACGAGACCGCGCGAAACAACTGCTCGGCGGCAGTGCCGGTGACGGTCGACGAACGGCCGGACCTGGTTGCGTCGTCGTCGGCGCCGGCGGAGATGAAGCCGGGGGGTTTCTTCGTGTTGTCAGGGACGGTAACCAACGAGGGCGAAGTGGATGTGAGGGGGCGTCTGTTGGGGCGCTTTTACCGATCCGAAGATTCGACCATTACGACTTCGGACACGAATCTGTCGGGAGCAGGGATAATCTACGGCAATCACCTCGCTGCAGGGAGTTCAAGCACCGGAACCGAGTTCTTGAGAGCGCCAACGACGCTCGGCACCTACTACTACGGATTGTGTATCAACACGGTGCCGAACGAGTGGAACACCGCGAACAACTGCTCGGAGGCCGTGGAGGTGGAAGTCAAGGTGCGCCCGAACCTGACGATCCGAATGACCCAGGGCCCCTCGTACCAAATCCCACTTGTGCCCGGGGGGACTTTCCGGCTGTCGGCCCGCCTGGAAAACGAAGGGGACGGGGAAGCGGCGGCCACGACCGTACGATTCTACCACTCCACGAACGATACGATCTCAACGTCGGACATGGTGGTGGCCACCGTCGCGGTCGAAGCGCTCGCGGCAGGGGAAATTGAACATTACCCGTCGGGCGACCTGACCGCTCCGGCGGCACCCGGCAGTTACTATTACGGCGCGTGCGTGGATGCGGTTCCCGACGAGTCGGACACGAGCGATCACTGTACCCGCGCTACAACGCTGGAAGTACCGGTGCCGGCCCCGGACCTGACTGCGCGGGTTGACTCAACGACCGATAACAACCCGAATCCGGGAGGATCATTCACCCTGTCGGCGACCGTGCGGAACCGGGGCGCCCTGGCGGCCGGGGCGTCGACGCTGCGCTACTATCGATCGACGAGCCCTTGGATCCTCGATCCGTCGTCGGACACGGCGGTTGGCACGGACGATGTCGGCGCACTTGCGTCAGCGGCCAAGAGCGAAAAGACGATCAACCTGACCGCGCCGTCGATACCCGATGACTACTATTACTACGCGTGCGTGGACGCGGTGACGGATGAGAATGAAACCGATAACAACTGCCAGTTCTTTTCTCCTGTGAAGGTTACGGTCACGGCTCCAAATCTGGAGGTGGGGACACCGTCGGTGGACAATGCAAGCCCTGCGACCGGGGGACCTTTCACGCTGTCTGTCACGGTGACCAATTCGGGCAACGAGGAGTCGGCGGCGACGACGCTTCACTACTACCGCTCGACCGATGCCACGATCTCGACGTCCGACACGAAGGTCGGGATGGATTCTGTCGGCGCGCTCGCGGCTGCGGGGACCAGCGCGGAGTCGATCGATTTGACCGCGCCCTCCACGGCCGGCACCTACTACTACGGCGCATGCGTGGACGCGGTGTCCGGGGAGTCCGATACCACAAACAACTGCTCCGGGTCGGTGCAGGTCCATGTCGAGTAGCCCACTGCCGGCAATAACCCCTGACCAGTCCGTGCTGCGGCCGCCGTTATCGACTCAACGACCCCCGGAGTAATCGACATCGAGAAAATGGTGTAGGATGGTCCGGAGATCACGGGCGGAAGGAGCGGGCCGGGCAGTCTCGCCGTGTGCCTGGCGGGGAGAACGGAACATGAGCACGGACTATCTGCATCGGACACTTCGGGTCGGAGGCATCGAGACCCATTACCTGGAAGCGGGGGAGGGCCCCGACCTGGTGCTGCTCCACGGCGGCGAGTACGGCGCGTCGGCCGAGGCCACCTGGGGCACGGCCATTGCGAAGCTCGGGCGGACCTTTCACGTGCTCGCTCCGGACATGCTGGGCTACGGCCGCACCGCCAAGATCTACAGCTTCTCCGACCCCTCGGGGTTCCGGTTGACGCACCTCGCCCAGTGGCTGGAGGTGGTGGGCGTTGGCGAGGCCTTCTTCGTGGGCAATTCCGCCGGCGGCGGCACGCTCCTGAGAAGCTCGGTGCGGAATCCCTCGCCCTTGAAGATGAAGAAGATGGTGACCATCTGCGGCAACGCCGGGGTGTTCAAGAGCGACTTCCAGGCCGACCTGGAGGACTACACCCCGAGCCTGGAGAACATGGGCAAGCTTCTCAAGCTGCTGTTTCACGACGAGAAGTGGCTCACCCAGGAATGCGTCGAGTCGCGCTACAACGATTCCATCGCGCCGGGTGCCTGGGAGGCCCTGTCCGCGGCCCGTTTGAAGCGCCCGGGGTACGAGCGCGGCTCCACCATCGACGCCTTCGTGAAGCAACTGTCCACCGTCACGGTGCCCTTGCTCATCATCGGCTGTGACCACGACCCCCTCAACCAGCCCGACTGGGACGACCGGCTTCAGCGCATCGTCCCCGGTTCCACGACCCACCGGTTCCACGACTCGGCACACGAACCGCAGATCGAGGAACAGGACGCGTTCGTCGATGTGGTGACGGGTTTCCTGCTGTCTTGACACGGTCGGGGGCCGGATTTAACTTCGGAACAGGAGGCCCGGCCCGGTCCGGTTGATCGACATGGTCATTTACGATCTCACCTGCAACAACGATCACGGCTTCGAGGGATGGTTCTCGGGGCCCGAGAACTTCCAGGAGCAGCTCTCCCAAGGCCTGGTCGTCTGTCCGGTGTGCAACTCCACCGCCGTCACCAAGCTCCCCCATGCCTGCGCCGTACACACGAAACAGGAGGAGCGACCGGCTCCGCCGACGCAACGTCAGCCACAGGCCATGCCCCCGCCGGAACAGCTCAAGGAAGCGCTGATCCGGGTGCACCACTACATCGAGAACAACTTCGAGAATGTCGGCCATCACTTCGCCGACGAGGCCCGCCGCATCCACGCCGGCGAGACCGAGGAACGCCCCATCCACGGCACCGCCACCGCCGAGCAAAGGGAAGCGCTTGACGACGACAGCGTCCCCTACATGATGCTGCCGAAGCCGGAGCTCGACGGCTGAATCCGGCCGGTTGCCCGCCTCGCCAACCTTGTGTTTTGCGGCTGATCCGCTGCCGGACACCGGTACCCATGAACCCTGCACGGTGATTGACAATGCTCGGCCCCGTCTGTTACGCCGAGCAGCATGGACCCGCGCGAGATCCGGCACGTGTTGGGGCACTTCGCCACCGGAGTGACCATCGTGACCACCAAGGACAAGGCCGGAGTTCCCACGGGGATCACCGCCAACGCTTTCTCCTCCCTCTCCCTGACCCCGCCGCTGGTGCTGGTGTGCATCGACAAGAAGGCCAACTGCTACGAGTGCTTCGAGGACTCGGGCGTGTTCGCCGTCAACCTTTTGGGTGAGCACCAGGAGCAACTGGCCAACCGCTTCGCCACCAAGGGCATCGAGAAGTTCGAGGACACAGCCTGGCACATGAGCGGCAACGGCATCCCGCTCCTCGACCAGACCATCGGGTACATCGAGTGCACCGTCACCCAAGGCTACGAGGGCGGCGACCACA
Coding sequences:
- a CDS encoding DUF1178 family protein, translating into MVIYDLTCNNDHGFEGWFSGPENFQEQLSQGLVVCPVCNSTAVTKLPHACAVHTKQEERPAPPTQRQPQAMPPPEQLKEALIRVHHYIENNFENVGHHFADEARRIHAGETEERPIHGTATAEQREALDDDSVPYMMLPKPELDG
- a CDS encoding alpha/beta hydrolase; this translates as MSTDYLHRTLRVGGIETHYLEAGEGPDLVLLHGGEYGASAEATWGTAIAKLGRTFHVLAPDMLGYGRTAKIYSFSDPSGFRLTHLAQWLEVVGVGEAFFVGNSAGGGTLLRSSVRNPSPLKMKKMVTICGNAGVFKSDFQADLEDYTPSLENMGKLLKLLFHDEKWLTQECVESRYNDSIAPGAWEALSAARLKRPGYERGSTIDAFVKQLSTVTVPLLIIGCDHDPLNQPDWDDRLQRIVPGSTTHRFHDSAHEPQIEEQDAFVDVVTGFLLS
- a CDS encoding flavin reductase family protein, translated to MDPREIRHVLGHFATGVTIVTTKDKAGVPTGITANAFSSLSLTPPLVLVCIDKKANCYECFEDSGVFAVNLLGEHQEQLANRFATKGIEKFEDTAWHMSGNGIPLLDQTIGYIECTVTQGYEGGDHTIYLGEIIHAEAAGDRPLLFYKGKYQRLPEGG